Proteins encoded together in one Anaerotignum faecicola window:
- a CDS encoding dihydrodipicolinate synthase family protein, translated as MKARYLTPAVTIFDENGKVDKDGNIKLYDHLIKGGIDGIVIMGSTGEFFNMEICEIKRLIDIAAEFCKGKTKLYIGTSRMIAEETIELGNYALDKGADGVMIISPYYFRLTDDSIEKYYDIVAEGIKGNIYLYNYPDITGHDLKPQIILNLLKKHKNIVGCKDTISLISHTREIMNTVLPEFPDFEVYSGFDENFASVVLGGGAGVIGGLSNLMPELFADFVKAVGNKDFDKMAECQKIVNKAMRIYTINSPYIPVMKRALNLRGLNISEYVTPPFIMPDENQEKKLVDIMKDIGLL; from the coding sequence ATGAAGGCAAGGTATTTAACGCCGGCTGTGACTATTTTTGATGAAAATGGCAAAGTCGATAAAGATGGCAATATTAAGCTTTATGATCACCTTATAAAAGGCGGCATAGACGGCATTGTAATAATGGGAAGCACAGGCGAATTTTTCAACATGGAAATATGTGAAATAAAACGTCTTATTGACATAGCAGCTGAATTTTGCAAAGGCAAAACAAAACTTTACATAGGCACAAGCAGGATGATCGCCGAGGAAACTATAGAGCTTGGAAACTATGCCCTTGATAAGGGAGCCGACGGCGTTATGATTATTTCCCCTTACTATTTCCGGCTTACCGACGACAGTATTGAGAAATACTATGATATAGTTGCCGAAGGAATTAAAGGGAATATATATTTATATAATTATCCTGATATAACGGGGCATGATCTTAAGCCTCAAATTATACTTAACCTTCTAAAAAAACATAAAAATATAGTTGGATGCAAAGACACCATAAGCCTTATATCACACACACGGGAAATTATGAATACGGTTTTGCCGGAATTTCCTGATTTTGAAGTTTACAGCGGATTTGATGAAAATTTTGCTTCGGTTGTTCTGGGAGGGGGGGCCGGCGTTATCGGCGGGCTTTCAAACCTTATGCCGGAACTTTTTGCTGATTTTGTTAAAGCTGTAGGTAATAAAGATTTTGATAAAATGGCCGAATGTCAAAAGATTGTTAATAAAGCAATGAGGATATATACAATAAATTCGCCTTATATACCTGTTATGAAAAGAGCTCTGAATTTAAGAGGTTTAAATATAAGCGAATATGTGACGCCTCCTTTTATCATGCCTGATGAGAACCAGGAGAAAAAACTTGTTGATATTATGAAAGATATTGGTTTGTTGTAA
- the rnc gene encoding ribonuclease III, with amino-acid sequence MLKTLWNNAMNSTQLQEFQKRINYGFKNQNLLMLAFTHSSYSNEHRLGRLEYNERLEFLGDAALEFIISKYIYKRFPNMPEGELSKLRASVVCEGSLAKKAKEIGFGKLLLLGKGEELTGGRERASILADAFEAVIGAVCLDSGIDEAEKYVLNLMGGVIEELKDSFRDADYKTKLQEILQKESKEPLVYSIVGENGPDHVKEFTAQVSHCGKTLGTGKGRSKKEAEQNAANNALKKFD; translated from the coding sequence ATGTTAAAAACATTGTGGAATAATGCGATGAATAGTACACAGTTACAGGAATTTCAAAAAAGGATTAATTACGGATTTAAAAATCAAAACCTTCTTATGCTGGCTTTTACACATAGTTCATATTCCAACGAGCATAGGCTCGGAAGGCTTGAGTATAATGAACGCTTGGAATTTCTCGGCGATGCGGCGCTGGAATTTATAATCAGCAAATATATATACAAAAGGTTTCCTAATATGCCGGAAGGCGAACTTTCAAAATTAAGGGCAAGCGTAGTATGCGAAGGCTCGCTTGCAAAAAAGGCAAAGGAAATAGGATTTGGTAAACTTCTTTTACTTGGAAAAGGAGAAGAACTAACGGGCGGAAGGGAACGCGCGTCTATACTTGCCGACGCTTTTGAAGCGGTTATTGGGGCGGTATGCTTAGACAGCGGCATAGATGAAGCCGAAAAATATGTGCTTAACTTAATGGGCGGCGTAATTGAAGAACTGAAAGACAGTTTTAGGGATGCCGATTATAAAACAAAGCTTCAGGAAATTTTACAGAAAGAAAGTAAAGAACCGCTTGTTTATTCTATTGTCGGCGAAAACGGTCCGGATCATGTTAAGGAGTTTACAGCCCAGGTTTCGCACTGTGGAAAAACGCTTGGAACGGGAAAGGGCAGGAGCAAAAAAGAAGCGGAACAAAATGCGGCCAACAATGCCTTAAAGAAATTTGACTGA
- the acpP gene encoding acyl carrier protein: MDKSQVIAIIAEQLGISESEINEETVFADLGADSLDLFQIISALEEEFNIEFDNEDVEKIKSVGDAVEYVKNIVE; the protein is encoded by the coding sequence ATGGATAAGTCACAGGTTATAGCAATCATTGCGGAACAGCTTGGTATATCGGAGTCTGAAATTAATGAGGAAACGGTTTTTGCTGATTTGGGAGCCGACTCGTTGGATTTGTTCCAGATTATTTCTGCTTTGGAAGAGGAATTTAATATTGAATTTGATAATGAAGACGTGGAGAAGATTAAATCTGTAGGCGACGCTGTAGAGTATGTTAAAAACATTGTGGAATAA
- the plsX gene encoding phosphate acyltransferase PlsX, with product MENVKIAVDAMGGDNAPFEIVKGAVEAVNEFGSNIVLVGIEKTINEELAKYKYDKNKVEVVNASEVISTDEVPTSAIRKKKDSSMVVGLNLIKNGQAAAFVSAGSTGALLTGATVIIGRIKGIERPALGTCLPTANGFTFLLDSGANVDCKPNYLVQFAKMASVYVENVMGVKNPRIAVANIGAEKEKGNALVKETYEILEETENINFTGNIEAREIPFGGADVVVCDGFVGNTILKLSEGLSLALLGIIKSEITAGAYKFAAMALKTPFRNIKKRFDSEEVGGAPFLGLKSLVVKAHGSSKAKGIKNAIKQCEIFVENDIVLKIEEKL from the coding sequence ATGGAAAATGTTAAAATTGCGGTTGATGCAATGGGCGGTGACAATGCGCCGTTTGAAATTGTAAAGGGCGCTGTGGAGGCTGTTAACGAGTTTGGTTCTAATATTGTTCTTGTCGGCATAGAAAAGACTATAAACGAAGAACTTGCTAAATATAAATATGATAAAAACAAGGTTGAAGTTGTTAACGCCTCAGAGGTTATTTCAACAGACGAAGTTCCGACAAGCGCAATCAGGAAAAAGAAGGATTCGTCAATGGTAGTCGGCCTTAACCTTATTAAAAACGGGCAGGCCGCCGCATTTGTATCGGCCGGAAGCACAGGAGCTCTTTTAACAGGAGCAACCGTTATAATAGGGCGTATTAAAGGTATAGAAAGGCCGGCTCTCGGAACGTGTCTCCCTACGGCAAACGGTTTTACGTTCCTTCTTGACAGCGGCGCAAATGTTGACTGCAAGCCTAATTACCTTGTGCAGTTTGCAAAAATGGCGTCGGTTTATGTTGAAAATGTTATGGGAGTTAAAAATCCCCGTATTGCCGTTGCAAATATAGGGGCGGAAAAAGAAAAGGGAAACGCTCTAGTTAAGGAAACATATGAAATTTTGGAGGAAACCGAAAATATAAACTTTACAGGTAATATTGAGGCAAGGGAAATACCTTTTGGCGGCGCCGATGTTGTCGTATGCGACGGTTTTGTCGGCAACACTATACTTAAACTTTCAGAGGGGTTAAGCCTTGCACTTTTAGGCATTATTAAAAGCGAAATTACGGCGGGGGCTTATAAGTTTGCGGCCATGGCGCTTAAAACGCCTTTCAGGAATATTAAAAAGCGTTTTGATTCCGAAGAAGTTGGCGGAGCCCCGTTTTTGGGCCTCAAATCTCTTGTTGTTAAAGCTCATGGCAGTTCAAAGGCAAAAGGGATAAAAAATGCAATAAAACAATGCGAAATTTTTGTTGAAAATGATATTGTATTAAAAATAGAAGAAAAGCTATAA
- the rpmF gene encoding 50S ribosomal protein L32, whose amino-acid sequence MAVPKGRVSKSKRDKRKAQSWKIATPTLVACSKCGELMMPHKVCKACGSYNKKVVLDVE is encoded by the coding sequence ATGGCTGTACCAAAAGGCAGAGTATCAAAGTCTAAAAGGGATAAAAGGAAAGCCCAGAGCTGGAAAATTGCAACTCCAACATTAGTTGCATGCAGCAAATGCGGCGAGTTAATGATGCCACACAAAGTTTGCAAGGCTTGTGGTTCATATAACAAAAAAGTAGTTTTAGACGTTGAATAA
- a CDS encoding DUF177 domain-containing protein: MVINISEILKQNGASLCFNIEKNILNTNSFRGINKFLSPVKVEGTVTNLDGVFNVLADGSAEVESACDRCLKPVSFKLDFKINENFSNTGKEKEAETFSGDIIDLEDVVSRGILTSLPMKVVCSEDCKGLCPICGKDLNDGVCECRTDYIDPRFESLRSLFKLDEEV; this comes from the coding sequence ATGGTAATTAATATTTCGGAAATATTAAAACAAAACGGCGCAAGCCTGTGCTTTAATATTGAAAAAAATATTTTGAATACAAATAGCTTCCGCGGAATTAATAAGTTTCTGTCGCCTGTAAAGGTTGAAGGAACGGTTACTAATCTTGACGGCGTTTTTAATGTTTTGGCCGACGGTTCAGCAGAGGTTGAATCCGCTTGCGACAGATGCCTTAAACCGGTCAGCTTTAAGCTTGATTTCAAGATTAACGAAAATTTTTCTAATACAGGTAAAGAAAAAGAGGCAGAAACTTTTTCGGGCGACATTATTGATTTGGAAGATGTAGTCAGCCGCGGCATTTTAACCAGCCTCCCGATGAAGGTTGTGTGCAGTGAGGACTGCAAAGGCCTTTGCCCGATTTGCGGCAAGGATTTGAACGACGGCGTCTGCGAATGCAGAACCGACTATATAGACCCTAGATTTGAAAGTTTACGTTCTCTTTTCAAATTGGATGAGGAGGTGTAG
- a CDS encoding acetate kinase: MNILVLNCGSSSLKYQLIDGDTEKVLAKGLCERIGIDGRLKHEVPGKDKFVSDEPLADHTVAVQAVIDALLDPDHGVIKTVSEINAIGHRVVHGGEYFANSVIINDEVKKALEICSDLAPLHNPANLIGIAACEKLMPGVPQVGVFDTAFHQTMPEKAYLYAIPYKYYEKYKIRKYGFHGTSHKFVSQECAKMMNIPIEELKIITCHLGNGGSICAVRNGVSVDTSMGFTPLDGIAMGTRSGSVDPAAVLYLMQKENLSPSEMDRILNKESGVLGISGVSSDFRDIEEAESSGNARAATALDTFAYRVAKTIGEYVAVMKGVDAIVFTAGLGENSGATRQIICDYLRYLGITLDSYKNSLRGEAIEITTKQSRVPVFVIPTNEELVIARDTRDLVCK, from the coding sequence ATGAATATATTAGTATTAAACTGTGGGAGTTCATCATTAAAATACCAGCTTATTGACGGCGATACGGAAAAAGTGCTTGCAAAAGGTCTTTGCGAAAGGATTGGAATTGACGGCAGACTTAAACATGAAGTTCCGGGAAAAGATAAATTTGTATCTGACGAGCCTCTTGCCGACCACACTGTGGCAGTTCAGGCCGTAATCGACGCGCTTTTAGATCCCGACCATGGCGTTATAAAGACTGTAAGCGAGATTAACGCAATAGGACACCGTGTGGTGCATGGCGGCGAATATTTCGCAAATTCTGTTATTATAAACGATGAGGTTAAAAAAGCGCTTGAAATATGCTCGGATCTTGCGCCTCTCCATAACCCTGCCAACCTTATAGGCATTGCGGCATGTGAGAAGCTTATGCCGGGAGTTCCTCAGGTCGGCGTTTTCGACACTGCTTTCCACCAGACGATGCCTGAAAAAGCATACCTTTATGCTATACCTTATAAATACTATGAAAAATATAAAATCAGGAAATATGGTTTCCATGGAACGAGCCACAAGTTTGTTTCACAGGAATGTGCTAAGATGATGAATATTCCTATTGAAGAACTTAAGATTATTACATGCCACCTTGGAAACGGCGGTTCAATCTGTGCCGTAAGAAACGGCGTTTCGGTTGACACTTCAATGGGATTTACGCCGCTTGACGGTATTGCAATGGGTACAAGAAGCGGAAGCGTTGACCCTGCCGCTGTGCTTTACTTAATGCAGAAAGAAAACCTCTCGCCTTCCGAAATGGACAGGATACTTAACAAAGAAAGCGGCGTGCTCGGTATTTCAGGCGTTTCAAGCGATTTCAGGGACATAGAGGAAGCTGAAAGCAGCGGTAATGCAAGGGCTGCTACTGCACTTGACACATTTGCTTACAGGGTTGCAAAAACAATCGGCGAATATGTTGCCGTTATGAAAGGCGTTGACGCTATTGTATTTACGGCGGGCCTTGGTGAAAACAGCGGCGCGACACGCCAGATAATCTGCGATTACCTCAGGTATCTCGGAATTACGCTTGACAGCTATAAAAACAGCCTCAGGGGAGAAGCTATCGAAATCACGACAAAACAGTCAAGGGTTCCTGTTTTTGTTATTCCTACTAATGAAGAACTTGTTATTGCAAGAGATACAAGGGATCTTGTATGTAAATAA
- the pta gene encoding phosphate acetyltransferase, producing the protein MDFLKQMKEKAKKELQTIVLPESYEERNIKAAAAVLEEGLANIVLIGKKDEIIEKAGGLDIEKAIFIDPENYDRMDEFVSEFCEIRKSKGVTPEQALKTLMDPMAFGVMLVKMGVADGMVSGAVHSTADTLRPALQILKTKPGTELVSSFFIMVCKDTTYGDDGVLLFADCALNQNPNPAELACIAVDSAKSYEAFVGGEPRVAMLSHSSKGSAKHPDVDKVVEATKIAKEKAPEIKLDGELQLDSAIVEKVGAQKAPGSPVAGKANCLIFPDIDAGNIGYKLVQRFAGAEAYGPVLQGIAKPVNDLSRGCSAEDIVAVVAMTAVQAQISK; encoded by the coding sequence ATGGATTTTTTAAAACAAATGAAAGAAAAGGCTAAAAAAGAACTTCAGACAATCGTTCTGCCGGAGTCCTATGAAGAAAGGAATATAAAAGCGGCTGCGGCTGTTTTGGAAGAAGGCCTTGCAAACATCGTGCTTATAGGAAAGAAAGATGAAATTATTGAAAAAGCAGGCGGCCTTGATATTGAAAAGGCGATATTTATAGATCCTGAAAACTATGACAGGATGGACGAATTTGTTTCGGAATTTTGCGAGATAAGAAAAAGCAAAGGCGTAACTCCTGAACAGGCGCTTAAAACGCTTATGGATCCTATGGCATTTGGCGTTATGCTTGTAAAAATGGGCGTTGCAGACGGCATGGTGTCGGGCGCCGTTCATTCAACTGCCGATACTTTAAGGCCGGCGCTCCAGATACTTAAAACAAAACCGGGAACAGAGCTTGTATCTTCATTCTTTATTATGGTGTGCAAAGATACAACATACGGCGACGACGGCGTACTTCTTTTTGCCGACTGCGCTTTGAACCAGAATCCAAACCCGGCTGAACTTGCATGTATAGCGGTTGATTCCGCAAAGAGCTATGAAGCGTTTGTAGGAGGAGAACCGAGGGTTGCAATGTTAAGCCATTCTTCAAAAGGAAGCGCAAAACATCCGGATGTTGATAAAGTAGTTGAAGCAACAAAAATTGCAAAAGAAAAAGCTCCTGAAATTAAACTTGACGGGGAACTTCAGCTTGACAGCGCTATTGTGGAAAAAGTCGGCGCTCAGAAAGCTCCGGGAAGCCCGGTTGCAGGAAAAGCAAACTGCCTTATATTCCCTGACATTGACGCGGGCAATATCGGCTATAAACTTGTACAAAGATTTGCAGGAGCGGAAGCTTACGGACCTGTTCTTCAGGGAATCGCAAAGCCGGTTAACGACCTTTCGAGAGGATGCTCGGCTGAGGATATTGTAGCTGTTGTCGCAATGACAGCCGTACAGGCGCAGATTAGTAAATAA
- a CDS encoding nucleotidyltransferase translates to MKISGIISEYNPFHNGHKYHIEKTKELAGTDDIVVVMSGNFVQRGEPSIADKWLRAKWALLNGAGLVIELPTIFSTATAETFAYASVRLLNDTGIIKYISFGSESGNISDIKKAASILTNETGAFSENIKKHLLKGLSFASARQAAMEETYGNDFSFMAYPNNILAVEYLKAINKLNSPILPLTVSRLGEGYNSLNIAENASATAIRKAISEGKFKTISSSIPENVYETLSQCISNGSAPIYFNNFFQSLLYILRTSAPEKLSKISGITEGLENRIIKAFELSGSIEEASALIKSKRYAQTSIQRALLHILLNINEDDVNFYKKGVHSPYIRILGFRKDKAYILKHITENSKVPVIINIKKSEKHLGPDALRLLNAERIFTDIYSMAAPNSRMRNIGLEYTKPIVIV, encoded by the coding sequence ATGAAAATTTCCGGAATAATATCCGAATACAACCCGTTTCACAACGGCCATAAATACCACATAGAAAAAACAAAAGAACTTGCCGGCACTGACGATATTGTTGTGGTTATGAGCGGAAATTTTGTACAGCGCGGAGAACCTTCCATAGCCGACAAATGGCTTCGCGCAAAATGGGCTCTTTTAAACGGAGCCGGCCTTGTTATAGAACTTCCGACCATATTTTCAACGGCGACAGCGGAAACATTTGCCTATGCGTCCGTTAGGCTTCTTAACGATACGGGTATCATTAAATATATATCGTTCGGAAGCGAAAGCGGCAACATTTCCGACATAAAAAAGGCGGCTTCCATACTTACTAATGAAACCGGCGCATTTTCTGAAAATATAAAAAAACATCTTTTGAAAGGTCTTTCTTTTGCTTCGGCAAGGCAGGCCGCTATGGAAGAAACATACGGAAACGATTTTTCATTCATGGCGTATCCCAACAATATACTTGCCGTAGAATATCTAAAAGCGATAAATAAGCTCAACTCCCCTATCCTGCCGCTAACCGTGAGCCGTTTGGGCGAAGGGTACAATTCTTTGAATATTGCCGAAAACGCTTCCGCAACTGCAATAAGGAAAGCCATTTCAGAAGGAAAATTCAAAACAATATCGTCGTCGATCCCAGAAAACGTATATGAAACCCTTTCCCAATGTATATCAAATGGATCCGCACCTATATACTTCAACAATTTTTTTCAAAGCCTTTTATATATTTTGAGAACGTCTGCTCCTGAAAAGCTTTCCAAAATTTCGGGCATAACGGAAGGCCTTGAAAACAGGATTATAAAAGCTTTTGAACTAAGCGGCAGTATAGAGGAAGCGTCTGCATTAATCAAATCAAAAAGATATGCCCAAACCTCCATACAAAGGGCGCTTCTCCACATACTGCTTAATATAAACGAAGACGACGTCAATTTTTATAAAAAAGGGGTTCATTCCCCGTATATACGGATACTGGGCTTTAGAAAAGACAAAGCTTACATCCTTAAACATATTACGGAAAATTCTAAAGTTCCCGTTATAATAAATATTAAAAAATCCGAAAAACATCTCGGCCCGGACGCCCTCAGGCTTCTAAACGCCGAGCGAATATTTACGGATATATACTCTATGGCCGCACCCAACAGCCGTATGAGAAATATCGGCCTTGAATACACAAAACCCATAGTAATTGTTTAA
- a CDS encoding ATPase — MDAVMRLLEELEDILDNSRGVPFSNKVAVDKEELYDIVSELRDCLPNDIKQSKIIVQERNKIIIEAQKEAEGIAKEAEDKMRRLIDEHEITKAAYAQSTEIVENAKKQAKEMRIGATEYADEILAAANEKLREMRERMREESIKLDEFFGQSMEVIYENRQELRGINKK; from the coding sequence ATGGATGCCGTGATGAGATTGTTGGAAGAATTGGAAGACATACTTGACAACAGCAGGGGTGTGCCTTTTTCTAATAAGGTTGCCGTTGATAAAGAAGAATTATACGATATTGTTTCAGAGCTGAGGGACTGCCTTCCTAATGATATTAAACAGAGTAAGATTATAGTTCAGGAGAGAAATAAGATTATAATTGAGGCGCAGAAGGAAGCCGAGGGAATTGCGAAAGAGGCGGAAGATAAAATGCGCCGTCTTATAGATGAGCATGAAATAACAAAAGCGGCTTATGCCCAAAGTACGGAAATAGTAGAAAACGCAAAAAAACAGGCGAAGGAAATGCGCATTGGGGCAACGGAATACGCCGATGAAATACTTGCGGCCGCAAACGAGAAGCTCCGTGAAATGCGCGAACGCATGAGGGAGGAAAGCATTAAGCTTGACGAATTTTTCGGACAAAGCATGGAAGTTATATATGAAAACAGACAGGAATTAAGGGGTATTAATAAAAAATAG
- the coaD gene encoding pantetheine-phosphate adenylyltransferase — MLKAIYPGSFDPVTNGHLDIITRASKLVDCLVVGILENPNKKNSLFTVDERIEHLKLVTGELENVEVASFKGLLVDFAEKIDAKVVIRGLRAVTDFENEFQMALINRSLHNDIETFFISTSVNYLYLSSSTVKEVAMFGGNIKGMVPPEIEKIVLEKYRK; from the coding sequence ATGTTAAAGGCTATTTATCCGGGGAGTTTTGACCCTGTTACAAATGGGCATTTAGATATTATCACAAGGGCGTCAAAACTTGTGGACTGCCTTGTTGTAGGCATTTTGGAAAATCCGAATAAAAAAAATTCCCTTTTTACGGTTGACGAACGTATTGAGCATTTAAAGCTTGTTACTGGGGAACTTGAAAATGTTGAAGTTGCTTCTTTTAAAGGGCTTTTAGTTGATTTTGCTGAAAAAATTGACGCGAAAGTTGTTATCAGGGGGCTTAGGGCGGTTACTGATTTTGAAAATGAATTTCAGATGGCCCTTATAAACAGAAGTCTCCATAACGATATTGAAACGTTTTTTATTTCTACAAGTGTCAATTACCTTTATTTAAGTTCGAGTACAGTTAAGGAAGTCGCTATGTTTGGCGGGAATATAAAAGGAATGGTACCGCCGGAAATTGAAAAAATTGTTCTTGAAAAATACAGGAAATGA
- the rsmD gene encoding 16S rRNA (guanine(966)-N(2))-methyltransferase RsmD, translating into MRVISGRAKGHKLAAPEGLETRPTTDRIKETLFNIISQEIYGSVFLDLFSGSGAIGIEALSRGAQSAYFVDSASKPYDVIEANLRHTKLKDLAVVYKTDVFAALKDMASKSLKFDIIFMDPPYAAGIYGAVFKEIVSLSLLNENGIIIAEHSAKDEIPEVAGLKVYRTKNFKTTIMSFLTLED; encoded by the coding sequence ATGCGAGTTATTTCAGGCAGGGCGAAAGGTCATAAGCTTGCCGCCCCCGAAGGGCTTGAAACAAGGCCCACAACCGACAGGATTAAAGAAACCCTTTTTAATATAATTTCACAGGAAATTTACGGTTCTGTTTTCCTCGATTTATTCAGCGGCTCCGGAGCTATAGGGATTGAGGCGTTAAGCCGGGGGGCGCAGTCCGCATATTTTGTAGACAGCGCAAGCAAGCCGTATGATGTTATCGAGGCGAATTTAAGGCATACGAAACTTAAGGATTTGGCTGTTGTTTATAAAACAGATGTTTTTGCCGCTTTGAAGGATATGGCTTCAAAAAGTTTAAAATTCGATATTATTTTTATGGACCCGCCTTATGCAGCGGGGATATACGGCGCGGTATTTAAGGAGATTGTTTCGCTTTCGCTTTTAAATGAAAACGGTATTATAATAGCGGAACATTCTGCAAAAGATGAAATTCCTGAAGTTGCCGGTTTAAAGGTATACAGAACAAAGAACTTTAAAACGACTATTATGTCTTTTTTGACATTGGAGGATTAA
- the recG gene encoding ATP-dependent DNA helicase RecG — MYLDDSVEEIHNIGKQRLRYLNNMGIYTVKDLIEYFPRDYDDRSSIKSIPELIKDEINTFIGEVAEDAQSVRFKNMAVTKAKIFDGFGEITAVWYNQPYLKNTFKKGRRFIFTGKYQVKYGRREIVSPEYESAEKEHMLEGGRITPVYTVSRGISQKVLRGLIYDTLEKTKNQLVDIIPKHVRMENKLCDRNFAVFNIHFPENDESFFIARRRLVFEELFVLQTALLKMKTNVTEGKKGFIIKNDKAEKEILSQLGFKLTKAQQRVIGEIKKDFENGKVMNRLVQGDVGSGKTAVAMIASYIAVKEGYQAALMAPTEVLAKQHYEGFKEVFEKLGINVVFLSGSMKKREKAETAEFIRNGTAQMVIGTHAVIQQKIEFKKLAVVITDEQHRFGVNQRISLSQKGDSPHVLVMTATPIPRTLALILYGDLDISVIDELPPGRQKIDTRAVNSSYHERIYNFIKKQIDKGRQAYIVCPSIEESEKRETENVLDTAEKLSEGPFAGYNVSALHGKMKNEEKQEVMEKFVAGEIDILVSTTVIEVGVNVPNSTIMVIENAEMFGLSQLHQLRGRVGRGSEQSYCILVTDSKNKVTIERMSTMQRTNDGFEISEKDLKLRGPGEFFGTKQHGIPMLKIANLYKDMNILKEAQNAALEIIRKDRELETEENIFLKNETSKIFMDREIGI; from the coding sequence ATGTACTTAGATGATTCCGTTGAGGAAATTCATAATATAGGCAAACAAAGGCTCAGATACCTTAATAATATGGGCATATATACTGTAAAGGATTTAATAGAATATTTCCCGAGGGATTACGATGACAGAAGCAGTATAAAAAGCATACCGGAATTAATAAAGGACGAAATCAATACGTTTATCGGGGAAGTTGCGGAAGACGCGCAAAGCGTACGGTTTAAAAATATGGCGGTGACAAAGGCAAAAATATTTGACGGCTTTGGAGAAATAACAGCCGTTTGGTACAATCAGCCTTATTTAAAAAACACGTTCAAAAAAGGCAGGAGATTTATATTTACCGGGAAATATCAGGTGAAGTACGGCAGGCGGGAAATAGTTTCGCCTGAATATGAGTCGGCAGAAAAAGAACATATGCTTGAAGGCGGGAGAATTACGCCTGTATATACGGTTTCAAGGGGAATAAGCCAGAAAGTATTGAGGGGGCTTATATACGATACTCTTGAAAAAACGAAAAACCAGCTTGTCGATATAATTCCAAAGCATGTTAGGATGGAAAATAAGCTGTGCGACAGAAATTTTGCCGTTTTTAATATACATTTCCCTGAAAATGACGAAAGCTTTTTCATTGCAAGGCGCCGCCTTGTATTTGAAGAACTTTTTGTTTTGCAGACTGCCCTGCTTAAAATGAAAACGAATGTTACGGAAGGGAAAAAAGGATTTATAATTAAAAATGACAAAGCGGAAAAAGAAATATTGTCACAGCTTGGATTTAAGCTAACGAAGGCTCAGCAAAGAGTTATAGGCGAAATAAAAAAGGACTTTGAAAACGGCAAAGTGATGAACAGGCTTGTGCAGGGCGACGTAGGAAGCGGAAAAACGGCCGTTGCTATGATTGCTTCTTATATTGCCGTAAAGGAAGGATACCAAGCCGCGCTTATGGCGCCTACAGAAGTTTTGGCCAAGCAGCACTACGAAGGATTTAAGGAAGTTTTTGAAAAACTCGGAATTAACGTTGTTTTCCTCAGCGGTTCCATGAAGAAAAGAGAGAAGGCGGAGACTGCCGAATTTATAAGGAACGGGACGGCGCAAATGGTTATAGGCACGCATGCGGTTATACAGCAGAAAATAGAGTTTAAAAAATTGGCTGTTGTTATAACCGATGAACAGCACCGTTTCGGCGTTAATCAACGTATAAGCCTTTCACAAAAGGGCGACAGCCCGCATGTGCTTGTTATGACTGCAACTCCGATTCCCCGCACGCTTGCCTTGATACTTTACGGCGATTTGGATATTTCGGTTATTGACGAACTGCCTCCCGGAAGACAGAAAATAGATACGAGGGCGGTTAATTCATCTTATCATGAAAGGATATATAATTTTATAAAAAAACAAATAGATAAAGGAAGGCAGGCATATATAGTATGCCCGTCTATTGAAGAAAGCGAAAAAAGGGAAACGGAAAATGTTCTTGACACGGCTGAAAAACTTTCAGAAGGCCCTTTTGCAGGCTATAATGTATCGGCGCTGCATGGCAAAATGAAAAATGAAGAGAAACAGGAAGTGATGGAGAAATTTGTTGCCGGCGAGATAGATATACTTGTGAGCACTACTGTAATTGAGGTTGGCGTCAATGTTCCCAATTCAACAATAATGGTAATAGAAAATGCGGAAATGTTCGGCCTTTCCCAGCTGCACCAGCTTAGGGGAAGGGTAGGCAGGGGAAGCGAGCAGAGTTACTGCATACTTGTTACCGACAGCAAAAATAAAGTTACAATTGAGCGCATGAGCACTATGCAGAGAACAAACGATGGTTTTGAAATTTCCGAAAAGGATCTGAAGCTGAGAGGGCCGGGTGAGTTTTTCGGGACGAAACAGCATGGAATACCGATGCTTAAAATAGCGAATCTTTACAAAGACATGAATATACTCAAGGAAGCCCAGAATGCCGCATTGGAGATTATAAGGAAAGACAGGGAACTTGAGACGGAAGAGAATATTTTTCTTAAAAATGAAACTTCTAAAATATTCATGGATAGGGAAATCGGCATATAA